The Pseudanabaena sp. ABRG5-3 genome includes the window CACAAAAAATCAATTCTTTAATTGTCCTGCATGTCCCTAATTAGCTAAGCCTAGAATCTTGTGCGGTCTGCAAAGCGGGCGGTGCAGGATCTGGTTTTGGGTTTTAACTATGCTGAACTCCTTATAAAGCAGAGCTTGTTATATTGGAGATAGTAAACTCTCTATTGCCATCAATCCGCATAAAAACATGACCTTTGCCACTACTACCTCACCTACCCATACCAATTTCCAGATTCGGAAAGATATCCTCGAAATGCAGCCTAGCCTCGTCCAATGGCGTAGAGACTTTCATCGTTTCCCCGAATTAGGCTTTCAAGAACGACGCACATCAACTGCGATCGCTGAAAAATTAACGGCATGGGGCATACCCCACCAAACAGGCATCGCGCAAACAGGGATCGTTGCTACGATTACGGGCAAAAAAAAGGGAAATGGCAAAGTTCTCGCCATCCGAGCTGATATGGATGCTTTGCCAATTCAGGAAGAAAATATCATCAGTTACCGCTCTCAAATTGATAATATGATGCACGCCTGTGGTCATGATGGACATACAGCGATCGCCTTGGGTATTGCCAAATATCTCTGGGAACATCGCGCCGACTTTAGCGGTACGGTAAAAGTTATTTTCCAGCCTGCCGAGGAGGGGCCTGGGGGCGCAAAACCGATGATCGAGGCAGGAGTATTAGAGAATCCCAAGGTTGATGCCTTGATTGGTTTACATCTGTGGAATAATCTGCCCCTTGGTACAGTCGGTGTGCGAAGTGGAGCCTTGATGGCAGCTACCGAATATTTCCATTGCAAAATTATTGGACGTGGCGGACATGGTGCGCTTCCCCAACAAACAATTGATTCCATTTTAGTTGCTGCCCAAGTCGTCAATAGCCTGCATAGTATTGTTTCCCGCAATGTCAGTCCCCTTGAATCGGCGGTAATTAGTATTGGTGAGTTTCATGCGGGTTCGGCGGTAAATGTAATTGCTGATTCCGCCAGAATTAGTGGTACAGTGCGCTATTTTAATCCTGAAGTGGGTGAAAAGCTAGCAGTTCGATTAGAAGAGGTAATCGCAGGGATATGTGCAGCTCACGGGGCAAAATATGATCTGCAATATCACAAGCTCTATCCCGCGGTAATTAATGATTATGCGATCGCAGAATTAGTTCGCTCTGTCGCTGAAACGGTAATTGAAACTCCCGAAGGTATCGTTCCCGAATGCCAAACAATGGGTGGAGAGGATGTATCTTTCTTTTTGGAAGCTGTCCCCGGTTGCTATTTCTTCCTTGGTTCTGCCAATTCAGATAAGGGGTTAGCCTATCCGCACCATCATCCTCGGTTTAATTTTGATGAAATCGCTCTAGCTACAGGTGTGGAGATATTTGCCCGTTGTGTCGAGCGATTTATGTAACAATTTCTGAATGTAATCTATCCGAACACAACGAGATTATTACTTTTTGCTGCTTGATTAAAGAAAATTTATGATAGGCGTTATACTACTTAGTGAATCTCGTTTTGATGAGATTTGTAAGTTTGTAGCACCCCCCTTAGGAGTCAACTAGATATGGGGAATATGAATAATAAGTTATCGCAGATAATACCTTCAGTAAAGCCTACAGCTCTTAATCTACAAACTAGACCATTTGCTCCACTCGCAACGCAAGAGGAAGAATCTGTTTCCCAAGGACAGAACAAATCACTACCAGAGAAATTAACATTTTCTGAGAATATATTAGAGAAACTAATCAATACGCCAAAGTCCGAATCGGCTACGCCAGTTCAAAGAAGACCAGAGAATCGGTTCAGAGCGAAAATGACAGTTCAGGCAAAACTGACTCAAAATCAACCAGTTCAACTTCAAGAGGATGTAAAAGAAGAAAAGATTCAAGAAGAACGGGTGGAAGACACAGAATTCTCAAATTTGGAACCGTTAGTTCAGAATGAGCGATATATTGGTATTTCCCATATTCAGAGGGAACTAGTCGATGAAAATGCTGCAAGCAAGGTTGACAGCTTAGATGTTGTTTATGAATTGATTGCTCATAAGCTAGCCTATAAAGGTATAGATGGGATACCAGCAGAAATGGGGCAGTGGCTAGATAATCAAGGCTATCAAAGGAATTGGCTCGGCACAGTCCAAGGTTCGGGTTTATTTTGTGGACTAATCATGCCCAAAGAGGGTTCTGACAAGAAACCTGTTTTAGCTTTCAAAGGAACTGATTTTGGTAAAACAGGTGATGCGCTAGCTGATGCCGATCCAGTTGCAGTTGGTTTTACAGCTTTTAAGTTAAAACAAGAGCAAATTCAAGGATTAATTAGTCAAGCTGGGGGAAAGGTAGTAGTGACTGGGCATAGTTTAGGAGGCGCATTAGCCCAACATGCTGCTTCTGCTTTTACAGGTAACATCAGTAAAGTAGTCACCTTTCAAGCTCCTGGAATTAGTCAAGAACAAGTTAGACAATTTAATAACAATGTTAATGATATGGAAGAAGATGAGAGACCAGAAGTTGTGCATCATCTTGCCACAGGTGACATAGTGGATCTTGCAGGTGGTAAACATATTGGCGGATCGGGTTTATATGCAGGGAAAGGAAATGCTGAATTCTTTCTACATAACTTAGAGAGTAGTGGTCCAAATAATCACACTAAATTCTTGCTCCAAGATGAAGCATTCAAAGAACAACAAGAGCAAGCAGGCATCGACGATGAAGCCCGTGAGCAAGTTGGTTTAAGGGATAGCCAGATTGGGGTAAATCAAAAAGTTGGACAGTATGATGATAATCCTTTTGCAAGCAATCAATTCATTTTTGAACGTGGAAGAGAAATGGCTGCACCAGGAGCAGCATTACTACTCGGAGGGAAAGAAGTGGCTCAAGGAGGAATGGGACTTGCTAAAGAAGGACTTGGAAATTGGAGGCAGGGAGGAGCATGGAATAGAACTAAAGGTGTTGGCAAAATGATTGGTGGTGGTATCGGTACTGTCGCTGGTGGGGTCGGCGCAGTTGCTGGTGGGGTCGGTGCAGTCGCTGGTGGTGTGACTGGAGCATTAGGTGGAGCGATCGCAGTAGGTGCATACGAAACAGGTAAGGGTGCGATCGAAGGTTTGTCTACTGGCGCTAAGATGGGTAGCTCTGCGGGGCGGGCCTTAATGAGTGGTGGGTCTGGGCTAGCAGAGGAAGGAATGAAAAATTGGAAACAGGGAGGAGTTTGGAATAAAACTAAAGGCGTTGGCAAAATGATCGGTGGCGGTTTAGGCGCATTAGCAGGTGGTGTGACTGCTGGTGTCGGCGGTCTAGCTGGTGGGGCTTTAGGAGGCGTTGGTGGCGCTATTACAGGAATACCAAAAGCTCTGTGGAAGCGAGGTAAGAGAAAGTAGAGATAAATTGAGAAGTACTTATCACCATAAATACTATGAATAATTCAACCCCAAAATTGCGATTTTCTGGCAAAAGAACAGGTGTTTCCATTACTTTGCCGATTGGATGGCATCAAGAAAGTGGCGAAGATCCAAGTTTCGCTATCGACATATATTATCAATCTCTAGGAGAGCCTTACTCACCTTGCATAACCATTAAAATTATTGAAATTCCTAAATCTGAATACCATCAGAATAATTATCAAGAACTATCAGAGATTCTGTTGGCTGAACAGGCGCAGTCTATTTTTTCACATACCCTAGAGATATTAGAGCAACTAATAGAAAATATTGATGATCATCCTGCTCGAATTGATATTTTTAAGATGATTGATGAAGAAACTAAAATACCAGTAACTCAATATCAAGTAACTATACAATTGGCAGCTTCTGTATGCGGAATAGTTGCAATCATGAAGACTGAAGATCAGGATGTCTATTTGCCTGTTTTTAATGAAGCAGTAAGATCTTTGCGATTGCCATCAAGTTAATTCGGTGCGATCGCTTCAAAATTTCCAAGTAGCGATCGCCTACTTAAATCACGCATTCTTGCAGCTATTTGGGTTTTATGTCCTAAGCAAAACTTTCATTGCTATAGGTTTCCACTAATTGTATTTGTCAGAACAGCAATTTCGCTGAAAAGCTGGCGTAGCCATTTATGGGTGCTTTGATTGGCTGTGCTTTGATGCCAGCGCATGACTACGAAAAAGCCATCAATTTCTAAGGGGCAAGGAAAAACCTTGAGGTTCAAGTCCTTAGCAAAAGCGATCGCAACTCGTTCTGCGAGCGTAGTAATCAAGTCTGTACGCGCAATGATAGAAGGCGCAACCAAAAAATGAGGAATAGAAAGCCTAATATTACGGCTGAGTCCTTGGATGGCAAGGGTATCATCAACTTTCCCAACCATATCTTCTTTAATCGAAATCAGTAGATGGGAAGTTGTGAGATATTCTTCTAACGATAGAGAATCTTGAATTGAGGAATGGTCTTGACGACAGACACAGACAAATCGCTCTTGGAAAAGGAACTGTTCTTGATGCCAAGGGATCTGTTCAGGAAATACACCACAGATGAGATCGACTTTGCCATTATCTAACAAATCAAAAAGTTGTTGCCGATCGCCTGTTCGCACTTGAATTTTCAGATTGGGAGCAACCTGTTCTAATTTCTCTAACAATGGTGGTAACAGCACAAATTCCACATAGTCAGTCATACCGATCGCAAATACGCGATCGCTAGTCATTGGCTCAAAAACTATATCGGAAGCTAGGGCTGACTGAATTTGTTGTAATGCTGGCTGAATCTGTTTTGCTAAGGCGATCGCTACGGGAGTGGGTTGCAGTCCCGATTTTGCCCTAATGAACAATTCATCTTTAGTCAAATGTCGCAATCTCGCTAGAGCGTTACTCGTCGCAGGTTGGCTCAAGCCAATGCGTTCACCAGCGCGGGTGACATGGCGATCGCGCATGAGTGCATCAAACACCACCAACAGATTGAGATCGATTTGACTTAGACTAAAATTCATAACATGAATGATTTTTATATAAATTATCCATTGGACAAATGAATGATACTCGATCCACACTTGATGTAATTAGAACCTCAGTTCGATACAGCCATTCGCGCCGCACGGCGCGAATGGCTGTATCGAACTCTCGTTAATTAGAATTATTAGGAGTAACCGTATGAAAATTGCGTTTATTGGCACTGGCAATGTCGGCGCACCCCTCGCCGATCGCTTACAAAAACTCGGTCATCAAGTCTTCATCGCCGCCCGCAATCCGCAATCTAAGTCAGTTCTAGAAGCTACCAGCCGCAATTCTGAACTGATTGTCAAATCTCCGCTCGAAGCTGTCCAAGAAGCAGAAATTGTGTTTTTAGCAACTCCTTTTAATGAGATCGAGATTGCCCTTACTCCTATGAAATCGTTACTGGATGGCAAAATTTTAGTAGATTGCACTAATCCCGTTGGCGCAAATCTATCGCATGGCCTGCAAAGTCAAATTTCTGGCAGTGAAACCGTTCAAGAATTTGTCCCTAATGCCTATGTAGTGAAAGCCTTTACTATTTATGGTTTCGAGAACTTTGAAGATAGTACCTATGCTGGCTATGGTGATATCAAACCTGCGATGCTAATAGCTGGTAATGATCAATCTGCCAAAGAAAAGGTAAGTTCTCTCTGTTCCCAATTAGGATGGGAACCAGTGGATACAGGTAAATTATCCATGAGCTTACATCTAGAGCATATGACTTTGCTATGGATTCAGATGGCGAGAGTTCAAGGCAAAGGCTCAGGTTTTGTTTGGGCAATGTTACAGCGCTAGTTATGACTAGCCTCCCATCCTAATATTGCCGTTTTGCGCTCTAATCCCCAACGATAGCCACCTAACTCGCCAGACTCCCTAATCACACGATGACAGGGAATCAGGAAACTAATGGGATTGCTACCAACAGCATTCCCAATCGCTCTCGCGGCATTGGGACGACCTAGCGATCGCCCTAAGCCCTGATAAGTCGTAATCCCGCCAAAGGGTATCCGCAGCAGCGCTCGCCAGACTTGAATTTGGAAGTTAGTGCCTTTGACGTAGAGCGTGAGGGGTGGTTGCTTCGCGGTATTCAAATTAGGAAGATGGCTAAATAGGCGATCGCAAATTGGTTGAGTAATTTGGCGATCGCAAATAATCTCGGCGTTTGACCATTCCTCTTGCAGCATTAATGCGGCAGCTTGATTATCCATTCCATCCAGAAAATACAAATTACAAATACCTCGCTCTGTCGTGGCAATCAGGCAATCCCCAAACATGGTTTCATGGATGCCATAGCAAATCTGCAAACCTTTACCACCAGTCTTAAACTCTTGCGGTGACATTGCTTCGATGTTCACAAATAGGTCATGCAATCGTCCTGAACTAGATAAACCGACATCTCCCGTCAGTTCTAATAAGTTTTTTGTTTCTGCAATTTTGGACTTAGCATATTCCACGGTTAGATATTGCAAAAATCTTTTTGGGCTAATCCCTGCCCATTTGGTAAACAAGCGCTGAAAGTGATATTCGCTCAGATGTACATGTTGCGCGATCGCGGCGAGGTCTGGCTGTTGCCGATGGTTCTGACGAATAAAGGCGATCGCTTTTGCCATCAGTTCATAGGTTGCGCGATCACCCATATTCTCATCTAGAAATTTGTCCATCGGGGAGTTCATGCTCAGCAATACGAGGGTTTACACTCAATGTATCAACTATTCGATGCTTGAGCCACCCATTTCTTGCGATCGTTAGCAATCTAGAGTATGTTCCAATTCCCAAGGACTAATGCGAGTACTGTAATCATTCCATTCACGTTGCTTTAACTTGATATAGGATTGGACGAATTCTGAACCTAACGCATCTGGCAAAATCGTATTCGCTTGCAAACATCGCAGCGCATCTAAAAGATTAGCTGGCAATTGTTTCACCGTACCCAAGGGAAGCGGATCGGTGTAGGAATTATTGTCATAACGTTGACCTGCTTCGCGTTGGTGTTTGATGCCATCAAGACCACTGGCGATCAGCGCAGCAGGAAGAAGATAAGGATTCGCGGCTCCATCGGCGAGGCGGAACTCAAAACGACCTGCTTCGGGAATGCGGATCATGTGGGTGCGATTGTTGCCTGTGTAGCTGATCGTATTGGGCGACCATGTTGCACCAGAATTGGTGACAGGCGCATTAATCCGCTTGTAGGAATTGACAGTGGGATTGGTGAAGGCGCAAACGGATTCGGCGGAATGCAATACGCCGCCGATAAATTGATAGGCTAGGGGCGATAAACCTAGTTCTCCTTTTGCGTCATCAAAGAGATTTGTATTTCCTTCTAAATCCCAAATGGAGAGATGGGTATGACAGCCGTTGCCAGTCAAATGAGGGAATGGTTTTGGCATAAAGGTGGCGCGGAAGCCGTGCTTTTCGGCGATCGCTTTGACCATATATTTAAAAAAGGCATGGCGATCGGCCGTGACCAAGGCATCGGCATAAGTCCAGTTCATCTCGAATTGACCATTAGCATCTTCATGATCGTTCTGATAGGCTCCCCAACCCATTGCTAACATCGCATCACAGATTTCGGCAATGATATCGAAGCGGCGCATCAGGGCTTGTTGGTCGTAGCAGGGCTTACTTGCGCGATCGCTTAAATCAGAAATATCCGTACCATCAGCAGAGAGTAGAAAATACTCGCATTCCACACCAGTTTTGACACGATAGCCGAGGGCTTCAGCTTGACTCAGGGCTTGCTTGAGAACATAGCGTGGGGCTTGTTTGACGGGTTCGCCATTCATGTAGAGATCGGCGGGCATCCAGCCAATTTCAGGTTGCCAAGGTAAGGGAAAGAGACTATTGCGATCGGGAATAGCGAAGAGGTCAGGATCGGCGGGTGTCATGTCCAGCCATGTGGCGAATCCTGCAAATCCTGCGCCGTTGGCTTCCATCGAGTCGATCGCTGCGGTTGGCACTAATTTAGCGCGTTGCACGCCAAAGAGGTCAGTGAAGGAAATGAGAAAGTAACGTATCCCTTTTTCTTGAGCAATTTCCGATAGAGCCTTAGTCATAATCCCGTAATCACAATGTTTATCTCTCAGCAAACGGGATTATCGCTCAAATTAAAATTTAATCTGGTATCAATCTTGTCAATAATATTTCAAGGTAATTTCTGCGTGAATTTGCTATCCGATGCAGAGTTTAGCATCCCCTCACTTTCCTAACAATACTTAGAATCTCCCCTCTCCCTATGAATGCACCATAATATGCTAACAAAACTGAATCGTAACTAGCTTCAAAATTTTCAGATTTAGGAATAGTGGTTACATAAAGGTGTTGACCTCCTAAAGGATGACTATAGTGATAAACATAATGACCATCATTGAGTTTGCCAACAAGCGTAGAATCTTTAAAGTCTCCCCTAGATAAACCAACCACTCCACAATGACTAGACCTCAAAAGCTCATCTTTTAGTTCACGGAAGTTCTGAATCATAGAATTACTTGTAAATGGATCGTGATCAGTAAACATATGAGAAACACTTTGCTTAGAATAACCTGTATATCCAGTAACATAATAAGCAAAATGTTCACAATTTCGATGTCCTAAATGATAGTCAATCCCTGTAGTCATATCTCTAATTCTCTGATTAATCAAATACTCACTAGCTCCTGTGCGCTGTTCTAGAGTAATTTCTTTTAATTCTCCATCACTACCTAGCCATTTATAATCTGAACCAGATTTAAACAGTTCTTTTGTAAAAACATGACCTTTCCCACCTATCCAAGACATTCCATCCCAAGGTCCCCACTCTACTATTTTCCCATCGCCTACATAAACAAAGAAATGTCGAGTATGAGCAAATAACTCAACTGACAAAATAGCTCCGACTTCAAACATACGTTTTCTTATTCCTTTTTATAAGGTTAAAACAATCTATTTGGAGATATTGCGTCTACGTCTACCATACAAATTTCTAAAATCAAGATATGGCTCAAATATAGTGTTAATTCTAGAAGTATTTGACAACGATTGTTTAATTGCTTGTATTTTTGAATCCCAACCCTTTTGCTCATTGTTCAGCTCTTTACGATCTTCTATATTTGATTCTTGTAGCTGTTTTAATTCTTTAACTGTAGATAATCTTGATTCCATTGCATTAGCAAGATCACGGACTTCTTGGATAATTTCCTCAAGAGTATTAAATGCTTCTCGGTTAATCAGAAAATAAGCTGCACTCAAATGATCTGTAAATTCATTGTCGATTTTTTCAGTAATATCTTTATATCTCTCATCAGGGAATGGTTCATAGGCAAAACGCACCAAAGCAATAGCAGCACTGTATATTTTGAATCTTCTATCATATAAATCAAGTTTCAACTTTTGACGATTTATTTCATACTGTTGATAAGCAATGTAAGCGACAATTCCCGCGATAATTATCGAAGGCAAGGCTAGTATGATTTTTTCTATCAATTCCATAGGATCAAGATTATTAATTTATTTGGATGTACAAATGAAAGAGTTATTCAATCATAACTAGAAATGCTTTCATGTGAAATTACGTCTAATTGTTGCGATCGCTTCATTTAATCCATCAGCATGAACCCACCCAACAAAACCACCAAAAACCATATTGCCTTCAGTATCGGCAATAAATATATGGTTAACACCAACAGGATTTTTCCACATTTTTAGTACGGAACCATCACGAAGAGTAAAGCGCGGAGTTGCTTTTTTAAAGTCCCTACTATGAGCCTGTGTCATACCTTCAACTTCATTCAAAAAATCTACAACTTGTTCAGCAACACTTGATATTTGATTAGCCGCTTGTGCAGGTCTATTCCAGTCTTCTACAGAATCATGAATCTTTTCATAGACTCTAGCGATGGGATTTAAGGGGTCAAGCATAATTTTTATTTTATACAAGTAACTATAGTTATTACAGCATAAAAAAATATCCCTAAAAAGCTAAGTTTTATGAATTAAGCATATTTTTTGATGGCTGAATTCACCAAGTTTTTGCCACAAAACTCCGCTCGTTGACTATCGCCACCGTATCCCCCGAAGGCTTAATCAGAAATAGTCCTTCCTGTGTGGCATATTCATCGGCTCTCTCATCTACCTTAATCCCAGCGATCGCGCCATAGAGCTTATAACTTTGATATTTAGGCAGAGCCTGTTTAAAACGATCTAAAGTGATTAAAAATCTCTTCACATCACGAACTTCTAAATGAGACTTAACCTCAATCGCCACTACTTCATTAGTATTTTCCGCGAGAACATCAATTTCAATAGAACCATTTTCATCCTGAGCTTCCACTCGCAAGGCTGTAAAATGCACTTCAATCCCCTTCTCGCGAAACATCCGCACTGCCGCAGGTCTAACTAAATTTTCGACAAATTCACCCCAGCGACTCGTAATTCCACCGACTTGCTTATTTGTCTGTGCGACAATTTTTTTGAGTTCAGCCATTTCTTGCTCAGAGGTCTGTTTATATTCTTGCAGAGATCTTTGCAAAGACTGCTCAAACTCTCGTTGTTGTTCTTTGCGTTGGCGCTCACTTTCACGAAACAACTCGAAAATATCATCTATGGTTACAGGGCGTTGAGACATAGTTTTTAGCGATCGCGTTAGATGTTAGTAATGATTATAAACCCCCAACAATGAGTGGCGGCGCTTTGCGCTGCCACTCATCTTTTCTGTAACTAGCGTAAACTGTAAATAGCGATCGCTGGATGAGTAAAGTTAGGAGATACGCAGATGACCACCCTATTACGAATCTCACAGATTGAAACCTTAGCAGGACAAAGTACAGTCCTCCATGATATCGACTGGCAACAATTTGAATCTATCCTCCAAGACCTTGGCGGCAAGCGCAGATCAAGAATTGCTTATTTAAACGGTGTATTAGAAATTGCTTTGCTCCTGCCTGAACGAGAAAAAATTAAAGTTTTGATTAGAGATTTTGTCCAAGTCCTGATGGACGAAATGGAAATCGATTTTGAAGGGTTTGGCTCCACGACTTTCAAGCGCATTGACAAACTCGCAGGACTAGAACCCGATGACTGCTTCTACATTCAAAACAATGTTGCTATGCGTGGTATCCGCAAACTAGACATGACCATCGATCCGCCACCCGATCTAGCAATCGAGGTAGATGTAACTTCCAAAACTAAGTTTGATGTTTACCGCATCCTTGGCGTACCTGAACTCTGGCTATACGATCAGAGCTTGAAAATTTATATTTTGCGTGATGGCGAGTATGTCGAATCACAGTTAAGTCCTATTTTTGGTGATATTCCTATCCGTGATGTCATACCGCAGTTTTTAGAGATCAGTCTTAGCGAAGGACACAGTAAAGCTATGAAGGCTTTT containing:
- a CDS encoding M20 metallopeptidase family protein, yielding MTFATTTSPTHTNFQIRKDILEMQPSLVQWRRDFHRFPELGFQERRTSTAIAEKLTAWGIPHQTGIAQTGIVATITGKKKGNGKVLAIRADMDALPIQEENIISYRSQIDNMMHACGHDGHTAIALGIAKYLWEHRADFSGTVKVIFQPAEEGPGGAKPMIEAGVLENPKVDALIGLHLWNNLPLGTVGVRSGALMAATEYFHCKIIGRGGHGALPQQTIDSILVAAQVVNSLHSIVSRNVSPLESAVISIGEFHAGSAVNVIADSARISGTVRYFNPEVGEKLAVRLEEVIAGICAAHGAKYDLQYHKLYPAVINDYAIAELVRSVAETVIETPEGIVPECQTMGGEDVSFFLEAVPGCYFFLGSANSDKGLAYPHHHPRFNFDEIALATGVEIFARCVERFM
- a CDS encoding lipase family protein translates to MNNKLSQIIPSVKPTALNLQTRPFAPLATQEEESVSQGQNKSLPEKLTFSENILEKLINTPKSESATPVQRRPENRFRAKMTVQAKLTQNQPVQLQEDVKEEKIQEERVEDTEFSNLEPLVQNERYIGISHIQRELVDENAASKVDSLDVVYELIAHKLAYKGIDGIPAEMGQWLDNQGYQRNWLGTVQGSGLFCGLIMPKEGSDKKPVLAFKGTDFGKTGDALADADPVAVGFTAFKLKQEQIQGLISQAGGKVVVTGHSLGGALAQHAASAFTGNISKVVTFQAPGISQEQVRQFNNNVNDMEEDERPEVVHHLATGDIVDLAGGKHIGGSGLYAGKGNAEFFLHNLESSGPNNHTKFLLQDEAFKEQQEQAGIDDEAREQVGLRDSQIGVNQKVGQYDDNPFASNQFIFERGREMAAPGAALLLGGKEVAQGGMGLAKEGLGNWRQGGAWNRTKGVGKMIGGGIGTVAGGVGAVAGGVGAVAGGVTGALGGAIAVGAYETGKGAIEGLSTGAKMGSSAGRALMSGGSGLAEEGMKNWKQGGVWNKTKGVGKMIGGGLGALAGGVTAGVGGLAGGALGGVGGAITGIPKALWKRGKRK
- a CDS encoding LysR family transcriptional regulator; the protein is MNFSLSQIDLNLLVVFDALMRDRHVTRAGERIGLSQPATSNALARLRHLTKDELFIRAKSGLQPTPVAIALAKQIQPALQQIQSALASDIVFEPMTSDRVFAIGMTDYVEFVLLPPLLEKLEQVAPNLKIQVRTGDRQQLFDLLDNGKVDLICGVFPEQIPWHQEQFLFQERFVCVCRQDHSSIQDSLSLEEYLTTSHLLISIKEDMVGKVDDTLAIQGLSRNIRLSIPHFLVAPSIIARTDLITTLAERVAIAFAKDLNLKVFPCPLEIDGFFVVMRWHQSTANQSTHKWLRQLFSEIAVLTNTISGNL
- a CDS encoding NADPH-dependent F420 reductase; this translates as MRSNRMKIAFIGTGNVGAPLADRLQKLGHQVFIAARNPQSKSVLEATSRNSELIVKSPLEAVQEAEIVFLATPFNEIEIALTPMKSLLDGKILVDCTNPVGANLSHGLQSQISGSETVQEFVPNAYVVKAFTIYGFENFEDSTYAGYGDIKPAMLIAGNDQSAKEKVSSLCSQLGWEPVDTGKLSMSLHLEHMTLLWIQMARVQGKGSGFVWAMLQR
- a CDS encoding bifunctional helix-turn-helix domain-containing protein/methylated-DNA--[protein]-cysteine S-methyltransferase; its protein translation is MDKFLDENMGDRATYELMAKAIAFIRQNHRQQPDLAAIAQHVHLSEYHFQRLFTKWAGISPKRFLQYLTVEYAKSKIAETKNLLELTGDVGLSSSGRLHDLFVNIEAMSPQEFKTGGKGLQICYGIHETMFGDCLIATTERGICNLYFLDGMDNQAAALMLQEEWSNAEIICDRQITQPICDRLFSHLPNLNTAKQPPLTLYVKGTNFQIQVWRALLRIPFGGITTYQGLGRSLGRPNAARAIGNAVGSNPISFLIPCHRVIRESGELGGYRWGLERKTAILGWEASHN
- the glnT gene encoding type III glutamate--ammonia ligase, which encodes MTKALSEIAQEKGIRYFLISFTDLFGVQRAKLVPTAAIDSMEANGAGFAGFATWLDMTPADPDLFAIPDRNSLFPLPWQPEIGWMPADLYMNGEPVKQAPRYVLKQALSQAEALGYRVKTGVECEYFLLSADGTDISDLSDRASKPCYDQQALMRRFDIIAEICDAMLAMGWGAYQNDHEDANGQFEMNWTYADALVTADRHAFFKYMVKAIAEKHGFRATFMPKPFPHLTGNGCHTHLSIWDLEGNTNLFDDAKGELGLSPLAYQFIGGVLHSAESVCAFTNPTVNSYKRINAPVTNSGATWSPNTISYTGNNRTHMIRIPEAGRFEFRLADGAANPYLLPAALIASGLDGIKHQREAGQRYDNNSYTDPLPLGTVKQLPANLLDALRCLQANTILPDALGSEFVQSYIKLKQREWNDYSTRISPWELEHTLDC
- a CDS encoding lecithin retinol acyltransferase family protein, with translation MFEVGAILSVELFAHTRHFFVYVGDGKIVEWGPWDGMSWIGGKGHVFTKELFKSGSDYKWLGSDGELKEITLEQRTGASEYLINQRIRDMTTGIDYHLGHRNCEHFAYYVTGYTGYSKQSVSHMFTDHDPFTSNSMIQNFRELKDELLRSSHCGVVGLSRGDFKDSTLVGKLNDGHYVYHYSHPLGGQHLYVTTIPKSENFEASYDSVLLAYYGAFIGRGEILSIVRKVRGC
- a CDS encoding DUF3782 domain-containing protein — protein: MSQRPVTIDDIFELFRESERQRKEQQREFEQSLQRSLQEYKQTSEQEMAELKKIVAQTNKQVGGITSRWGEFVENLVRPAAVRMFREKGIEVHFTALRVEAQDENGSIEIDVLAENTNEVVAIEVKSHLEVRDVKRFLITLDRFKQALPKYQSYKLYGAIAGIKVDERADEYATQEGLFLIKPSGDTVAIVNERSFVAKTW
- a CDS encoding Uma2 family endonuclease, which translates into the protein MTTLLRISQIETLAGQSTVLHDIDWQQFESILQDLGGKRRSRIAYLNGVLEIALLLPEREKIKVLIRDFVQVLMDEMEIDFEGFGSTTFKRIDKLAGLEPDDCFYIQNNVAMRGIRKLDMTIDPPPDLAIEVDVTSKTKFDVYRILGVPELWLYDQSLKIYILRDGEYVESQLSPIFGDIPIRDVIPQFLEISLSEGHSKAMKAFRLWMQENLS